The following are from one region of the Shinella sp. PSBB067 genome:
- a CDS encoding ABC transporter substrate-binding protein codes for MACKPILPLMLAALLTSGPAWADAVRIASWGGVVSDANRIAYWAPYEKETGTKIVEDTFNGEIAKARAQVEAGTYQWDIAEMEDAEAVTGCEEGLYEKLDLSRLPIADLLPNTYNDCGIVSLTSGTGLAYNKAKLPNGPQTWADFFDTGKFPGKRGLRKSATITLEIALLGAGVPKEDVYTTLATKEGQDKAFAMLDSIKDHIVWWSSGTELIQGFLSEEFDIAVAYNGRIGAANKTQGQELEFVWNADYLIGNNQWVILKDSPNAAAAMNFIAWATAPEHQAEFMRHIDYASANSKAFTLLEPQYLTYMPNTAERVKFGIPPNVAVWRDNLDSLTERFNSWASE; via the coding sequence ATGGCGTGCAAACCGATTTTGCCATTGATGTTGGCGGCATTGCTCACATCGGGACCAGCGTGGGCGGACGCTGTGCGAATTGCCAGCTGGGGCGGTGTGGTCAGCGATGCGAACCGCATCGCCTACTGGGCCCCCTATGAGAAGGAGACCGGTACCAAGATCGTCGAGGATACGTTCAACGGAGAGATCGCGAAAGCGCGGGCACAGGTGGAGGCCGGCACGTATCAGTGGGACATCGCCGAAATGGAAGATGCGGAAGCCGTCACCGGCTGCGAGGAGGGGCTTTATGAAAAGCTCGACCTATCCCGTCTTCCCATCGCCGATCTTCTGCCGAACACGTACAACGATTGCGGCATCGTTTCCCTGACATCGGGAACCGGCCTTGCCTACAACAAGGCCAAGCTTCCCAACGGTCCGCAGACATGGGCGGACTTCTTCGACACCGGGAAGTTTCCCGGAAAGCGGGGACTGCGCAAATCCGCGACGATCACGTTGGAGATTGCGCTGCTGGGCGCCGGCGTTCCGAAAGAGGACGTCTATACGACGCTGGCGACCAAGGAGGGGCAGGACAAGGCGTTCGCGATGCTGGACTCCATCAAGGATCATATCGTCTGGTGGTCCTCGGGAACCGAGCTCATTCAGGGCTTCCTCTCTGAAGAATTCGATATCGCCGTCGCCTACAACGGCCGCATCGGCGCTGCGAACAAGACGCAGGGCCAGGAACTCGAATTCGTCTGGAATGCGGACTACCTGATCGGCAACAATCAGTGGGTGATCCTCAAGGATTCTCCCAATGCTGCGGCGGCGATGAATTTCATCGCATGGGCGACCGCGCCGGAGCACCAGGCGGAATTCATGCGCCACATCGACTACGCTTCTGCAAACAGCAAGGCGTTCACGCTGCTGGAGCCGCAATACCTGACATACATGCCGAACACCGCCGAGCGCGTCAAATTCGGTATTCCTCCGAATGTCGCGGTGTGGCGCGACAATCTCGACTCGCTGACCGAACGTTTCAACTCTTGGGCAAGTGAGTGA
- a CDS encoding ABC transporter ATP-binding protein, with the protein MTYPVHHPLSVDRKLTDRTLVSFEGVSKTYDGVVPVVDRLDLSVREGEFLSLLGPSGSGKTTTLMMLAGFEEPTAGEILLSGHSLANVPPHRRDIGMVFQDYALFPHMTVAQNLAYPLKLRRVDAGQIRLRVDRALEMVNLSGLGKRSPAALSGGQRQRVAVARALIFEPRLVLMDEPLGALDRQLREQLQVELKRLHSDLGLTIVYVTHDQGEALTLSDRIALFHKGRIEQLGAPRDLYERPDTAFVAGFIGDNNLLQAKVQASGISSCCVQLASGQSLDARPVRAFQPGDDVLLAIRPEAIRVGGGDGSTAFDGVIEEIFYLGDQTRLRCVTERGESLQVKISTFTHPVRLEPGEKIPLVIDRDAVRALPPERSDGVRS; encoded by the coding sequence ATGACGTATCCGGTACATCATCCTCTTTCTGTCGATCGAAAGCTCACGGATCGCACACTCGTGTCTTTCGAGGGCGTCAGCAAAACCTATGACGGCGTCGTTCCGGTGGTCGATCGCCTCGACCTCTCTGTTCGGGAAGGGGAGTTTCTCAGTCTTCTCGGTCCATCCGGATCGGGTAAAACGACCACCTTGATGATGCTCGCCGGGTTTGAAGAGCCCACGGCAGGGGAAATCCTCCTTTCCGGACATTCTCTTGCGAATGTGCCGCCCCATCGACGCGACATCGGCATGGTCTTCCAGGATTACGCGCTCTTCCCGCACATGACGGTGGCGCAGAACCTGGCCTATCCGTTGAAGCTGCGCCGTGTCGACGCCGGACAGATCAGGCTGCGGGTCGACCGCGCCCTGGAGATGGTCAATCTCTCGGGCCTTGGCAAACGGAGCCCGGCCGCGCTCTCGGGTGGCCAGCGACAGCGCGTTGCCGTCGCGCGGGCACTCATCTTCGAGCCTCGTCTTGTTCTCATGGATGAGCCGCTGGGCGCTCTCGACCGCCAACTGCGCGAGCAGCTTCAGGTCGAGTTGAAGCGTCTGCACAGCGATCTGGGCCTGACCATCGTCTATGTCACTCACGATCAGGGTGAGGCACTGACGCTCTCCGACAGGATCGCCTTGTTTCACAAGGGGCGTATAGAGCAACTCGGCGCTCCGCGTGACCTTTACGAAAGGCCCGACACCGCGTTTGTCGCTGGTTTCATCGGCGACAACAACCTTCTCCAGGCCAAAGTCCAGGCGTCCGGCATCTCTTCATGCTGCGTGCAGCTCGCCTCGGGCCAATCGCTCGATGCAAGGCCGGTTCGCGCGTTCCAGCCGGGGGACGATGTGCTGCTGGCCATCCGTCCGGAAGCGATCAGGGTCGGAGGGGGCGATGGCAGTACCGCATTCGACGGGGTGATCGAGGAGATCTTCTACTTGGGCGACCAGACGCGCCTGCGCTGCGTGACCGAGAGAGGTGAATCGTTGCAGGTGAAGATTTCCACCTTCACGCATCCTGTCCGGTTGGAACCGGGCGAAAAAATACCGCTCGTCATCGATCGCGATGCGGTGCGCGCGTTGCCACCGGAACGTTCGGACGGGGTCAGGTCCTAG
- a CDS encoding SDR family oxidoreductase, which yields MELQGKRVVITGAAGGAGVVLSQKFSSAGARVHICDINSAAVASVVSPDAGISGSICDCGNVDDVARLFDDALARLGGLDVLINNVGIAGPTALAEDVTTQDWDRTIAVNLSGFFYCVRLAIPLLKQAGGGTILNVSSTSARTALPMRLPYTVSKVGVLGMTETLARELGPSNIRVNSILPGWIDNERGNAVFNRKAAALGVDSQELKAEGLSFISMRTQIQPEEIADMMIFLCSDRARHVSGQHIGVCGNAEYER from the coding sequence ATGGAACTTCAGGGGAAAAGAGTAGTGATCACTGGTGCCGCGGGAGGCGCAGGTGTGGTTTTATCGCAAAAGTTCTCGTCGGCCGGAGCGCGCGTGCACATATGCGATATCAATTCCGCTGCAGTGGCATCGGTCGTATCGCCTGACGCCGGGATATCAGGCAGCATCTGCGACTGCGGGAACGTGGATGACGTCGCGCGCCTTTTCGACGATGCGCTCGCAAGGCTCGGCGGGCTGGATGTTCTCATCAACAACGTTGGGATCGCCGGCCCCACGGCGCTCGCCGAGGACGTTACGACGCAGGACTGGGACAGAACGATCGCGGTCAATCTGTCTGGTTTCTTCTACTGCGTCCGGCTCGCCATTCCGCTGCTGAAGCAGGCGGGCGGCGGCACCATACTGAATGTGTCATCGACGAGCGCTCGCACCGCTCTGCCCATGCGTTTGCCTTACACGGTTTCCAAGGTGGGCGTTCTCGGCATGACGGAAACCCTTGCCCGCGAATTGGGTCCATCCAACATCCGAGTGAATTCCATATTGCCGGGTTGGATAGACAACGAGCGCGGCAATGCGGTGTTCAATCGCAAGGCGGCGGCCCTTGGCGTGGATTCGCAGGAACTGAAGGCGGAAGGCTTGAGCTTCATCTCGATGCGCACCCAGATCCAGCCCGAGGAAATCGCCGACATGATGATCTTCCTTTGCTCCGACAGGGCACGTCATGTTTCCGGCCAGCATATCGGCGTGTGCGGCAACGCGGAGTATGAGCGATGA
- a CDS encoding FAD-dependent monooxygenase: MHHRILISGASIAGTTTAWWLGRFGYEVTVVERAPEFRDGGQNVDVRGVGREVLRRMGLEQAALDRGTGEKGTAWIDSDGEVAAQFVTDDLEGDGPTAEMEILRGDLARLLYDAAREHVDFRFGDTIQQVDDADDGATVTFASGRTATYDLVIVAEGVGSHTRELVFEGENDPRWMDLMIAYFTIPRVADDDQMWRWYNATEGRSISLRPDTHGTTRANLTIQQPANGEQDWDPDRQKAYMRDRFADAGWQASRVLSGMEATDDFYFDVLRQVRMKRWSKGHVVLTGDAAWCATPLAGIGTTLAVVGAYVLAGELQRADDVSSALAAYEAAMRPMVAEAQAVPKIGPRMMNPHSRLGIHLLHGVLNIASQPLIRDIATKSFAREPTSPDLDRYAALSASFDQEGA, from the coding sequence ATGCACCATCGTATTCTCATCTCCGGCGCCAGCATTGCGGGCACAACCACAGCCTGGTGGCTCGGGCGCTTCGGCTATGAGGTGACGGTGGTGGAGCGTGCACCCGAGTTCCGCGATGGTGGCCAGAACGTCGATGTGCGCGGGGTAGGCCGTGAAGTGCTCCGCCGAATGGGACTTGAACAGGCCGCACTCGATCGGGGCACCGGGGAGAAGGGAACCGCCTGGATCGACAGCGACGGCGAGGTCGCCGCGCAGTTCGTCACCGATGACCTGGAAGGCGACGGACCGACCGCCGAAATGGAAATACTCCGCGGCGACCTTGCCCGCTTGCTTTACGATGCGGCGCGCGAGCATGTGGACTTCCGCTTTGGCGATACCATCCAGCAGGTGGATGACGCCGATGACGGCGCCACGGTCACGTTCGCCAGCGGACGCACGGCAACCTACGACCTGGTGATCGTTGCGGAGGGCGTGGGGTCGCATACCCGCGAGCTTGTGTTCGAAGGCGAGAACGATCCGCGCTGGATGGACCTCATGATCGCCTATTTCACCATTCCCCGTGTCGCTGACGATGACCAGATGTGGCGCTGGTACAATGCGACGGAGGGCCGAAGCATCTCCCTGCGTCCGGACACGCACGGCACGACGCGCGCCAATCTCACGATACAGCAGCCAGCGAACGGGGAGCAGGATTGGGATCCGGATCGTCAAAAAGCTTATATGCGCGATCGGTTTGCCGACGCCGGCTGGCAGGCATCCCGCGTCCTTTCGGGAATGGAGGCGACCGACGACTTCTACTTTGACGTCTTGCGGCAGGTCCGGATGAAACGCTGGTCGAAGGGACATGTGGTGCTCACGGGCGATGCGGCCTGGTGCGCCACGCCTCTGGCCGGCATCGGCACGACGCTGGCCGTCGTGGGCGCCTATGTGCTGGCGGGCGAGTTGCAGCGCGCCGATGATGTATCTTCGGCGCTGGCTGCCTATGAAGCGGCGATGAGGCCGATGGTTGCGGAGGCTCAAGCTGTGCCGAAGATCGGTCCCCGGATGATGAACCCCCATAGCAGGCTCGGCATTCACCTGCTGCACGGGGTGCTCAACATTGCCAGCCAGCCTCTGATCCGCGACATAGCCACGAAGAGCTTCGCCCGCGAACCGACGTCCCCGGATCTGGACCGCTATGCGGCTCTTTCGGCGTCATTCGACCAGGAGGGCGCATAG
- a CDS encoding MarR family winged helix-turn-helix transcriptional regulator, whose amino-acid sequence MDIKPKKVDTHPEAAIAPGYLVNHAARLFNRGMDVALRPHGLTLALLGPLLLLSWKGAMLQRDLVRSSAVKQPAMAALLDKLDAMGLIKRTASMADRRAALVDLTDQGREAARIGGEALIEANQRGLDGFSAEDAAHLVLLLQRLVANFERE is encoded by the coding sequence ATGGATATCAAACCCAAAAAGGTCGACACCCATCCGGAAGCGGCGATCGCGCCGGGTTACCTGGTCAATCATGCGGCGCGTCTGTTCAACCGCGGGATGGACGTCGCCTTGCGGCCGCATGGCCTGACGCTGGCGCTGCTGGGGCCGCTCCTGCTGCTGTCGTGGAAGGGGGCCATGCTCCAGCGCGACCTCGTTCGCTCCTCGGCGGTCAAGCAGCCGGCAATGGCGGCGCTGCTCGACAAGCTGGACGCAATGGGACTGATCAAACGCACGGCCTCGATGGCGGATCGGCGCGCGGCGTTGGTCGACCTGACTGATCAAGGTCGTGAGGCGGCACGAATCGGAGGGGAGGCTCTGATCGAGGCCAATCAAAGGGGGCTTGACGGCTTTTCAGCCGAAGACGCCGCCCATCTGGTGCTGTTGCTGCAACGCCTCGTCGCAAATTTCGAGAGGGAGTAG
- a CDS encoding helix-turn-helix domain-containing protein gives MPTETRTARSCCGVSEILSRVGDKWSVQVVVALREHPRRFNELKRHINGISQQMLTRTLKSLERDGMVSRKVHDRAPPQVEYALTDLGRSLAEPVRQLAEWSVAHLGTIYAHRERYDDTHPDTSAGRGR, from the coding sequence ATGCCCACCGAAACGAGAACTGCCCGCAGTTGTTGCGGCGTAAGCGAAATACTCAGCAGAGTAGGTGACAAGTGGAGCGTTCAAGTTGTGGTCGCCCTTCGCGAGCATCCTCGCCGTTTCAACGAACTGAAACGACATATCAATGGTATCTCGCAGCAGATGCTGACGCGCACCCTTAAAAGCCTTGAACGTGACGGGATGGTTTCTCGCAAGGTTCATGACAGGGCTCCTCCACAGGTCGAGTACGCTTTGACTGATCTTGGCCGCTCTCTGGCGGAGCCGGTTCGGCAACTGGCGGAATGGTCTGTCGCGCACCTCGGCACGATTTACGCCCACAGGGAACGGTACGACGATACCCACCCCGATACATCTGCGGGCCGAGGAAGATGA